A window of the Hypomesus transpacificus isolate Combined female chromosome 10, fHypTra1, whole genome shotgun sequence genome harbors these coding sequences:
- the LOC124472378 gene encoding probable serine/threonine-protein kinase roco6: protein MFFIVFSYIHYSRPDNNRRTNYKYISYEHFSPGHYQRFTNCSSGDRIKTTHYNCSQTNIHTSQTNFSTSQAYIHTSQININTSQTNINTSQTNINTSQTNISTSQININTSQTNINKSQTNFSTSQAYINTSQSNINTSQININTSQTNININTSQTNINTSQININTSQTNISTSQAYINTSQININTSQSNINTSQTNINTSQININTSQININTSQTNINTSQTNININTSQTNINTSQININTSQTKVNTSQTNINTSQTNVNTSQTNTSQTNINTRATSCLNHYHTNDGHRLTYHVPTNYSHSADHCIS, encoded by the exons atGTTTTTCATTGTCTTCAGTTACATCCATTATTCAAGACCGGACAACAACAGAAGAACCAACTATAAGTACATCTCATATGAACACTTTTCTCCCGGCCACTATCAAAGATTTACCAACTGCAGCTCTGGAGACAGAATCAAAACCACCCACTACAACTGCAGCCAGACCAACATCCACACCAGTCAGACAAACTTCAGCACCAGTCAGGCCTACATCCACACCAGTCAGATTAACATCAACACCAGTCAGACCAACATCAACACCAGCCAGACCAACATCAACACCAGTCAGACCAACATCAGCACCAGTCAGATCAACATCAACACCAGTCAGACCAACATCAACAAAAGTCAGACAAACTTCAGCACCAGTCAGGCCTACATCAACACCAGTCAGAGCAACATCAACACCAGTCAGATCAAC ATCAACACCAGCCAGACCAATATTAACATCAACACCAGTCAGACCAACATCAACACCAGTCAGATCAACATCAACACCAGTCAGACCAACATCAGCACCAGTCAGGCCTACATCAACACCAGTCAGATCAACATCAACACCAGTCAGAGCAACATCAACACCAGTCAGACCAACATCAACACCAGTCAGATCAACATCAACACCAGTCAGATCAACATCAACACCAGTCAGACCAACATCAATACCAGCCAGACCAATATTAACATCAACACCAGTCAGACCAACATCAACACCAGTCAGATCAACATCAACACCAGTCAGACTAAAGTCAACACCAGTCAGACCAACATCAACACCAGTCAGACTAACGTCAACACCAGCCAGACCAACACCAGTCAGACCAACATCAACACCAGGGCAACCAGTTGCCTCAACCACTATCACACCAACGACGGCCACAGACTCACCTACCACGTTCCCACCAACTACAGTCACTCTGCTGACCACTGTATCAGCTAG